The following are encoded in a window of Prochlorococcus marinus str. MIT 1013 genomic DNA:
- a CDS encoding ATP adenylyltransferase gives MKSEIIWSKALEISRKAVDCGAVIPLETKKYQSNDAYCDYELRFLKTPIPKYLIEYGPIRNPFIPWDTRLQILPINDKHTLILNKYPVQIGHMLLITNCWKPQNGWLSEDDFEAIQNVDNDTTGLWFFNSSKESGASQPHRHFQLLPRHYNESICPRYEWFCSLLNNMHDTNSKISHCISIRPRNKKEVLNSNDLFNSYKSMAKEMNIGDIDLINKPIKPYNLLITSKWIALITRKTDRSNGFSINALGFAGYFLGTKRSDVDTLIKFGPERILMDVI, from the coding sequence GTGAAGAGCGAAATTATATGGTCTAAAGCTCTCGAGATTAGTAGAAAAGCTGTAGATTGCGGTGCTGTAATTCCACTAGAGACTAAAAAATATCAATCAAATGATGCATATTGTGATTATGAACTACGTTTTCTCAAAACTCCTATACCTAAGTATTTAATTGAATATGGACCTATACGAAATCCATTTATTCCTTGGGATACTAGACTACAAATACTGCCAATAAATGATAAACATACACTAATATTAAATAAATATCCAGTACAAATAGGGCACATGTTATTAATAACCAATTGCTGGAAACCACAAAATGGTTGGCTTAGTGAAGATGATTTTGAAGCTATTCAAAATGTTGATAATGATACTACCGGTTTATGGTTTTTTAATAGTAGTAAAGAATCTGGTGCTAGTCAGCCTCACCGACATTTTCAATTATTACCAAGACATTATAATGAGAGTATTTGTCCTAGATATGAATGGTTTTGCTCTTTATTAAATAACATGCACGATACCAATTCTAAAATTTCTCATTGTATATCAATTAGACCTAGGAATAAAAAAGAAGTCTTAAACTCGAATGATTTATTTAACTCATATAAGTCTATGGCTAAAGAGATGAATATAGGTGATATTGACTTAATTAATAAACCTATAAAACCATATAATTTGCTTATAACATCTAAATGGATTGCACTTATAACACGTAAAACTGATAGATCTAATGGATTCAGTATAAATGCTCTTGGTTTCGCTGGTTATTTTCTTGGAACAAAAAGATCTGATGTAGATACTCTTATTAAATTTGGTCCAGAAAGAATATTAATGGATGTGATTTAA
- a CDS encoding molecular chaperone DnaJ — MTRYKDLVAEGEGKEVKRISIDLPIDLVAGVDRLRKEWGFRARGLVFERLLEVILSNDLDDNIIENKQLDFNHNSNQDSSSSQNGIDISNQEEKALVIVGNKNIEIKNVAVNDVKPKDVQSNKQDIVSTGIELPGFIRKQTTNLKRSLSKDKTFKNMEDTSITTINIDDLLKAKDAAEKHWIYLYGQKPTESVIEASMIWLARDIWPNVDGTENIPFTWNAACKMLNSYCSDWKIDAVTFDDVVILAGALEDPFSAKNLRSRIPTLIRRFVNKFKRSQNVTSFQTLESTMTVHGALKLLGLPTKAGSSLTLSFIRDAYKEKALSNHPDAGGSNETMRKLNEAYQLLKDLYKN; from the coding sequence GTGACTAGATATAAGGATCTTGTGGCAGAAGGGGAAGGCAAGGAAGTAAAGAGAATATCAATTGATTTACCAATTGATCTAGTTGCTGGCGTCGATCGACTTCGTAAAGAGTGGGGATTTAGAGCTAGAGGACTAGTTTTTGAGAGATTATTAGAGGTTATTTTATCTAATGATTTGGATGATAATATAATTGAAAATAAACAACTAGATTTTAATCATAATAGTAATCAGGATTCTTCATCTTCTCAAAATGGAATAGATATTAGTAACCAGGAAGAAAAAGCACTTGTGATAGTTGGTAATAAGAATATTGAAATAAAAAACGTTGCTGTCAATGATGTCAAACCTAAGGATGTTCAAAGTAATAAACAAGATATTGTCTCTACAGGCATTGAATTACCAGGTTTTATTAGAAAACAAACTACAAATCTAAAGAGAAGTTTGAGTAAAGATAAAACTTTTAAAAATATGGAAGATACCTCAATTACCACTATTAATATTGATGATTTGTTAAAAGCGAAAGATGCTGCAGAAAAACATTGGATCTATCTTTATGGGCAAAAACCGACTGAAAGTGTCATTGAGGCTTCAATGATATGGCTTGCTAGAGATATCTGGCCAAATGTCGATGGCACAGAAAATATTCCTTTTACTTGGAATGCTGCCTGTAAAATGCTTAATTCCTATTGCAGTGATTGGAAAATTGATGCGGTAACTTTTGATGATGTGGTTATATTGGCAGGAGCGCTCGAAGATCCCTTTTCAGCTAAAAACCTAAGAAGTAGAATCCCCACGCTCATTCGCAGATTCGTTAATAAATTCAAACGTAGTCAAAATGTAACTTCATTCCAAACGCTTGAGTCTACGATGACTGTTCATGGTGCTCTGAAGTTATTGGGGTTGCCAACAAAGGCTGGATCATCGTTAACCCTTTCTTTTATTAGAGATGCCTATAAAGAAAAAGCTCTTTCCAATCATCCTGACGCTGGAGGATCTAACGAAACCATGAGAAAGTTAAACGAGGCTTATCAGTTACTCAAAGATTTATACAAAAATTAG
- the pheT gene encoding phenylalanine--tRNA ligase subunit beta, protein MKVSVSWLKNLVEFNDDIDLLAEKLSMTGFEVESLEDLSEQAKNVVIGFVDEIKPHPNAEKLKVCSVDVGLPKKLSIVCGAQNVKAGYHVLVAKVGAYLSSKSLKIKLSNLRGVESEGMICSLDELGIESNNKGIEILEESETNIPPIGSNAVDYLGLNDTIIELAITANRPDGMSMVGIAREISTITNSKLTLPNLNYDEEFERFEPKIRDKETLGSDCIYSLTYIDNIDNTGKINKNINYKLCSLRQNCINPVVDITNYLMLEQGQPLHAFDADLLDNIVGRKVIPNDFGIRNGKEGESFISLDKKEYKLNPNIKVITCDDFPIAIAGIIGGNNSSVSAKTTRIWLEAAVFTPTSIRNSSREIGLRTDASSRYEKGISPNITLAVSNRASKLISLELGANIKSTHVNNGFKNSSISVNLRMEKINSVLGKFSCSINNVLDKSSNTLRHLNKDEIEHLLTKLGCLLTSNSSGWNVQIPPYRSSDLTREIDLIEEIARLIGYDNFDSNMPDPLEPGVLTPSKLVERRLRNSFIYNGFQEVVTSSLVGPDNNDENIVLIKNPLLSETSRLRTNVWDEHLKILQRNVSFGAEGCWIFEIAKTYKKDKESFVETNLLAGSLTGNKRFSKWGTASKQISLDYFAARGKLKQSLEVLGIEIIDKQLSDKDFMHPGRTSELFVEGKSIGYFGQTHPSLSEKYDLIKETYLFNLEYDALIKATTRKSNWTRIYKDYPTVPYMERDIALIHSKKYSSLEIINLIKKTGRPLLEKVELIDRYEGSSIPEDSVSQAFRIKYRDPKKTLVEEDINPIHEKIRNALKERIKADLRS, encoded by the coding sequence ATGAAGGTATCAGTTTCCTGGCTAAAAAATCTTGTTGAATTTAACGATGATATTGATTTATTAGCTGAAAAGCTTTCAATGACAGGTTTTGAAGTTGAATCATTAGAAGACTTATCAGAGCAAGCAAAGAATGTTGTTATTGGTTTTGTTGACGAAATCAAACCACATCCAAATGCCGAAAAGCTCAAAGTTTGTTCTGTAGATGTTGGTTTACCCAAAAAGCTTAGTATTGTTTGTGGTGCACAAAACGTAAAAGCTGGATATCACGTCCTTGTAGCGAAGGTTGGAGCCTATTTATCTTCTAAGTCATTAAAAATAAAATTATCTAATTTACGTGGAGTAGAAAGCGAAGGAATGATTTGTTCATTGGATGAATTAGGCATTGAAAGTAATAATAAAGGTATAGAAATTCTTGAAGAAAGTGAAACAAATATCCCTCCCATTGGATCAAATGCTGTGGATTATCTTGGTTTAAATGACACCATAATTGAATTAGCTATTACTGCTAACAGACCTGATGGTATGTCTATGGTGGGTATAGCACGAGAAATATCAACAATAACAAATTCAAAATTAACATTACCAAACTTAAATTATGATGAAGAATTTGAAAGGTTTGAACCAAAGATAAGAGATAAAGAAACGCTTGGTTCAGACTGTATCTACTCACTTACATATATAGATAACATAGATAATACTGGAAAGATAAACAAAAATATTAATTATAAATTATGTTCATTAAGACAAAATTGTATAAATCCAGTTGTAGACATAACAAATTATTTAATGCTTGAACAAGGACAGCCTCTACATGCCTTTGATGCAGATCTATTAGATAATATAGTAGGTAGAAAAGTAATACCAAATGATTTTGGTATTAGAAATGGTAAAGAAGGCGAATCATTTATTTCTCTTGATAAAAAAGAATATAAATTAAATCCAAATATAAAGGTAATTACATGCGACGATTTTCCAATTGCAATAGCTGGAATTATTGGTGGAAATAATAGTTCTGTAAGTGCTAAAACAACAAGGATTTGGTTAGAAGCGGCTGTGTTTACTCCTACATCTATTAGAAATAGTAGTAGAGAAATAGGGCTCAGGACAGATGCAAGTAGTAGATACGAAAAGGGCATATCTCCTAATATTACATTAGCAGTCTCAAATAGAGCGAGTAAACTTATTTCGTTAGAATTAGGAGCGAATATTAAATCGACTCATGTTAATAATGGATTTAAGAACAGTAGTATTAGTGTCAATCTTAGAATGGAAAAAATAAATAGCGTCCTAGGTAAATTCAGTTGCTCAATTAATAATGTATTAGATAAAAGTTCAAATACACTTCGTCATCTTAATAAGGATGAGATTGAGCATCTTCTAACAAAGCTTGGTTGTCTACTTACTTCTAATTCTAGTGGTTGGAATGTACAAATTCCTCCTTACAGATCATCTGATTTAACAAGAGAAATTGATTTAATAGAAGAGATAGCAAGACTAATTGGCTATGATAATTTCGATTCAAATATGCCAGATCCTCTTGAGCCAGGAGTACTAACACCTTCTAAATTGGTTGAAAGACGTTTACGAAATTCTTTTATCTATAATGGTTTTCAAGAAGTAGTTACTTCTTCACTTGTTGGTCCTGATAATAATGATGAAAATATTGTATTAATCAAAAATCCATTATTATCAGAGACAAGTAGATTAAGAACAAATGTATGGGATGAACATCTTAAAATTCTGCAGAGAAATGTATCTTTTGGAGCTGAAGGTTGTTGGATCTTTGAAATAGCAAAGACATACAAAAAAGATAAAGAAAGCTTTGTAGAAACTAATTTATTAGCAGGTTCGCTGACTGGTAATAAACGATTTAGCAAGTGGGGAACAGCATCAAAACAAATATCATTAGATTATTTTGCAGCAAGAGGAAAACTTAAGCAATCTCTTGAAGTTCTAGGAATTGAAATTATTGATAAGCAACTTAGCGACAAAGATTTCATGCATCCGGGTCGAACATCTGAATTATTTGTTGAAGGAAAAAGTATCGGATACTTTGGTCAAACTCACCCTTCTCTTTCTGAGAAATATGATCTAATTAAAGAAACTTATTTATTTAACCTTGAATATGATGCCTTGATTAAAGCCACGACAAGGAAATCAAATTGGACAAGAATTTACAAGGATTATCCCACTGTTCCTTACATGGAAAGAGATATTGCGCTTATTCATTCAAAAAAATATAGCTCATTAGAAATAATTAATCTAATCAAGAAAACCGGAAGACCACTTTTAGAAAAAGTGGAATTGATAGACCGATACGAGGGATCTTCTATTCCCGAGGATTCTGTTAGCCAGGCTTTTAGAATAAAGTATAGGGATCCTAAAAAAACTCTAGTAGAAGAAGATATAAATCCAATACACGAAAAAATAAGGAATGCTCTTAAAGAAAGGATAAAAGCTGACCTCAGAAGCTAG
- the rpmG gene encoding 50S ribosomal protein L33 has protein sequence MAKKGTRIVVTLECTESRSVPSSEKRSAGVSRYTTEKNRRNTSERLELKKFCPELNKMTIHREIK, from the coding sequence ATGGCTAAAAAAGGTACCAGAATAGTGGTTACTTTAGAATGTACTGAGTCTAGATCTGTGCCTAGCTCAGAGAAACGCTCTGCAGGAGTATCTAGATACACCACAGAAAAAAATCGTAGGAACACTTCTGAGAGACTTGAACTTAAAAAATTCTGTCCTGAATTAAACAAGATGACTATTCATAGAGAAATCAAATAA
- the rpsR gene encoding 30S ribosomal protein S18 has product MTNSLFKQKLSPVKPGDPIDYKDVELLKKFITDRGKILPRRLTGLTAKQQRDLTTAVKRARIIALLPFVNPEG; this is encoded by the coding sequence ATGACTAATTCACTATTTAAACAAAAGCTCTCTCCTGTAAAGCCAGGAGATCCTATTGACTATAAAGACGTAGAATTATTAAAAAAATTTATTACGGATAGAGGTAAAATCTTACCTAGAAGACTTACAGGACTAACAGCCAAGCAACAAAGAGATTTAACCACAGCAGTTAAAAGAGCAAGAATTATTGCCTTACTTCCCTTTGTTAATCCTGAAGGATAA
- a CDS encoding ribonuclease catalytic domain-containing protein → MCNEIIDNEIINIISRFKQTNNTSSVLKDLTHLKTYSIDDSQTLEIDDAISLEKISRHYKLWIHIASPSSYIEYQSAIDKKARKLISTIYLSTNTYYMLPEILINNFFSLSEKEKRESLSIGVIFNEDGSVSSSEIVPTLIKVDYRLNYSEADELIDYAPKEEDLNYISQILQSRKCWRKNSGAVEILESYGKIIVEDKIPILKIIDPTLSRQLISEAMILYGNIISDFTKVNKIPVPYRVQESIDIVSKDNIQTSNNNVLYNFLLKKNMSKSYYSLTPMPHYSLGLTSYLHSTSPIRRYADLLVSYQLNRYLKNKDLISKEEVEQIIHDINNQGRQNIMRYREDQKYWLSKWFENNSFREYQVILLNWINRFKNICILYFIEYKFSTICNLNSKINLNIGDNLYVKNTIHNNNDIIHFELISSSK, encoded by the coding sequence ATGTGCAATGAAATAATAGATAACGAAATAATAAATATAATATCTAGATTCAAACAGACAAATAACACAAGCTCTGTATTAAAAGATCTGACACATCTGAAAACTTACTCAATAGATGACTCTCAAACCTTAGAAATAGATGATGCTATTTCATTAGAAAAAATATCGCGTCATTACAAGTTATGGATCCACATTGCATCACCTTCTTCATATATTGAATATCAATCAGCTATTGATAAGAAGGCAAGGAAGCTTATTTCAACTATTTATTTATCAACTAATACTTATTACATGCTTCCCGAAATTTTAATTAATAATTTTTTTAGTCTAAGTGAAAAAGAAAAGAGAGAATCATTGAGCATAGGTGTTATTTTTAATGAAGACGGCAGTGTTTCTTCTTCAGAAATAGTACCGACTTTAATCAAAGTAGACTACAGATTAAACTATTCAGAAGCTGATGAACTTATTGATTATGCTCCAAAAGAAGAAGATTTAAACTATATCTCACAAATTTTACAAAGTAGAAAATGCTGGAGAAAGAATTCAGGTGCTGTGGAAATACTAGAATCATATGGAAAGATTATTGTAGAAGATAAGATTCCCATCCTTAAGATAATAGATCCAACGTTATCTAGACAATTAATAAGTGAAGCAATGATCTTGTACGGAAATATAATTTCTGATTTTACTAAGGTCAATAAAATTCCTGTACCATATAGGGTTCAAGAAAGCATTGATATAGTTAGTAAAGACAATATTCAAACTTCGAATAATAATGTTTTATATAATTTTTTACTTAAGAAAAACATGAGTAAATCATATTATTCTTTAACCCCTATGCCTCACTATAGTTTAGGTTTAACATCTTATTTACATTCTACATCGCCTATTAGAAGATATGCTGATTTGTTAGTCAGTTATCAATTAAATAGATATCTTAAAAATAAAGATCTTATATCTAAAGAAGAAGTTGAACAAATTATTCATGATATTAATAATCAAGGAAGACAAAATATTATGAGATATAGAGAAGATCAAAAATATTGGTTAAGTAAATGGTTCGAAAATAACTCGTTTAGAGAATATCAAGTAATATTACTCAATTGGATAAACAGATTTAAAAATATATGTATTTTATACTTTATAGAATATAAGTTTTCTACTATATGTAATTTAAATTCAAAAATAAATTTAAATATTGGAGATAATTTATACGTTAAAAATACAATCCATAATAATAATGATATAATTCATTTTGAATTAATTTCATCATCTAAATAA
- the metG gene encoding methionine--tRNA ligase has product MNMKYTITTPLYYVNDKPHLGSSYTTIACDAMARFQRLNGNTVLFITGVDEHGQKIERTAQSKNLQPQLHCDEITEKYKHLWDKLNISYDRFVRTTSEDHISLVHQFYSKVLNSDDVYMGRQSGWYCVGCEEYKEVDENHKSPFCSIHKKELEWRDEENLFFKLSKYQNQIEQLIQLDGFISPKSRKNEIINFVSKGLRDFSISRVNLKWGINVPGHKDHTFYVWFDALLGYVSGSLLDQNSPELTEESLCNWPANIHVIGKDILRFHAIYWPAMLLSAGIKIPKSVFGHGFLTREGQKMGKSLGNVLDPIELLEYGGIDAMRWYLLRDIEFGEDGDFQMRRFVDIVNSDLSNTIGNLLNRTITMSKKWFKEKIPIDKTLLLESPLKVQSQIKINEYIKSFEDSNFKNSANAIIDLANTANLYLNDRAPWKLIKDIANKDIVALDIYSVLESCRIIGILLNPFVPDLSNRILNQLKIDSSSINFQKSLHWGLLDPDNGLQDPCPVMDKIEFNENSI; this is encoded by the coding sequence ATGAATATGAAATACACAATTACAACACCACTATATTATGTTAATGACAAGCCTCATCTAGGTAGTTCTTATACAACAATTGCTTGTGATGCAATGGCTCGATTTCAAAGACTAAATGGAAATACAGTACTTTTTATCACTGGAGTTGATGAACATGGTCAAAAAATCGAACGAACCGCACAAAGTAAAAACCTTCAACCTCAACTACATTGTGATGAAATCACAGAAAAGTATAAGCATTTATGGGATAAATTAAATATTAGTTATGATCGTTTTGTAAGGACAACCTCTGAAGATCATATATCGTTAGTTCATCAATTTTATTCCAAAGTTTTAAATTCTGATGATGTTTATATGGGTAGGCAAAGTGGTTGGTATTGCGTTGGTTGTGAGGAATATAAGGAAGTAGATGAGAATCATAAAAGTCCATTCTGTTCAATTCATAAAAAGGAATTAGAATGGAGAGATGAAGAGAATTTATTTTTTAAATTATCAAAATATCAAAATCAAATTGAACAATTAATTCAATTAGATGGTTTCATTTCTCCTAAAAGTAGAAAAAATGAAATTATCAATTTTGTCTCAAAAGGGCTAAGAGATTTCTCAATTTCTAGAGTAAACTTAAAATGGGGGATAAATGTTCCTGGACATAAGGATCACACATTTTATGTATGGTTCGACGCCTTATTAGGATATGTTAGTGGATCTCTTCTTGATCAAAACTCTCCTGAACTTACTGAAGAATCTTTATGTAATTGGCCTGCAAATATACATGTAATTGGTAAGGATATACTCAGATTCCATGCTATTTATTGGCCTGCAATGCTACTTTCTGCTGGCATTAAAATACCTAAAAGTGTCTTTGGACACGGTTTTTTAACTCGAGAAGGTCAAAAAATGGGTAAATCACTAGGTAACGTACTTGACCCCATTGAACTCTTGGAATATGGAGGTATAGATGCAATGAGATGGTATCTTTTGAGAGATATCGAATTTGGAGAAGATGGTGATTTTCAAATGAGAAGATTTGTGGATATTGTTAATAGTGATTTAAGCAATACGATTGGTAATTTGTTAAATCGAACTATTACAATGTCTAAAAAATGGTTTAAAGAAAAAATCCCAATAGATAAAACATTATTACTAGAATCCCCACTTAAAGTTCAATCACAGATAAAAATAAATGAATATATTAAATCATTTGAGGACAGTAATTTTAAAAATTCGGCAAACGCCATTATAGATTTAGCTAATACCGCAAATCTTTATTTAAATGACCGTGCCCCATGGAAGCTAATTAAAGATATAGCAAATAAAGATATTGTTGCTCTTGATATATATTCCGTACTCGAATCATGTCGTATTATTGGAATATTGCTAAATCCGTTTGTTCCAGATTTAAGTAACAGAATATTAAATCAGTTAAAAATTGATTCGTCATCTATAAACTTTCAAAAATCATTACATTGGGGTTTGTTAGATCCTGATAATGGACTACAAGATCCATGTCCTGTAATGGACAAGATTGAATTTAATGAGAATTCTATCTAG
- the lptC gene encoding LPS export ABC transporter periplasmic protein LptC: MKYFQIYFLLIFSLLPLFGCEKFKKSTTKIDNKSYINDFVLLQENPNNQTSVKITSPNAIIDPTNNDIEIFESSIEIHNKNGQDFKVKSGNSTLNNLTNTIRVFNNVNISFLNNQDYYITTDSFDWDLNTSFIYINNSLNINFDTSNIIASKGLYNIDSSLLKIDNTEFNRNIYNSNDKEEYQIEIKSDFAKWFKKDNTLVFTSNDKQVETTINFLLTE; the protein is encoded by the coding sequence GTGAAATATTTCCAAATTTATTTTCTACTAATTTTTTCTTTATTACCTTTATTTGGCTGTGAAAAATTTAAAAAATCTACTACAAAGATAGATAATAAAAGCTATATTAATGATTTTGTATTACTTCAAGAAAATCCTAATAATCAAACTAGTGTCAAAATCACTAGTCCTAATGCCATCATTGATCCAACAAATAATGATATTGAAATATTTGAAAGCTCAATTGAAATACATAATAAAAATGGTCAAGACTTTAAAGTTAAATCTGGCAATTCTACTCTAAATAATTTAACAAATACTATTAGAGTTTTTAATAATGTAAACATATCATTTCTTAATAACCAGGATTACTATATTACTACTGATTCATTTGATTGGGATTTAAATACATCTTTTATTTACATAAATAATTCACTTAATATTAATTTTGATACTTCTAATATTATTGCCTCGAAAGGTTTATATAACATTGATTCAAGTCTACTTAAAATTGATAATACTGAATTTAATAGAAATATTTATAATTCTAATGATAAAGAGGAATATCAAATAGAAATTAAATCTGACTTTGCAAAATGGTTTAAGAAAGATAATACATTAGTTTTTACATCTAATGATAAACAGGTAGAAACAACTATTAACTTTCTACTTACTGAGTAG
- a CDS encoding cofactor assembly of complex C subunit B gives MYKISSLVIVFGAFLLILSIINIANANQVNPTLVRAETISGIASITLITIGYLWTEIKPKPITKVKLNGKEGFELCDELSEDQRIELAWGSKQILTATAASTILIYWDNRVILRRGLISKEIFEPGEICNRSIDQQRLISLVNTELFPGRDEFDSVLNNLPAVIVYPLSKRGLTIVGGWSKRSFTNSDEKWISGWSDKLYILLSK, from the coding sequence ATGTATAAAATTTCTAGCTTAGTTATAGTATTTGGAGCTTTTTTATTAATTTTATCAATTATAAATATTGCTAATGCTAATCAAGTTAATCCAACTTTAGTAAGAGCAGAGACAATATCTGGAATTGCTTCAATAACATTAATAACTATAGGCTATCTCTGGACTGAAATTAAACCAAAACCGATTACTAAAGTGAAGTTGAATGGAAAGGAAGGATTTGAACTTTGTGATGAATTATCTGAAGATCAAAGAATTGAATTAGCATGGGGGAGTAAGCAAATACTCACTGCAACTGCTGCTAGTACAATATTAATATATTGGGATAATAGAGTAATACTTAGAAGAGGCTTGATTTCTAAAGAAATCTTTGAACCTGGAGAGATATGTAATAGGTCTATTGATCAACAAAGATTGATCTCATTAGTTAATACAGAATTATTTCCAGGTAGAGATGAGTTTGATAGCGTGTTAAATAATTTGCCTGCTGTTATTGTTTATCCTCTTTCTAAAAGAGGTCTCACAATAGTTGGAGGTTGGTCAAAGAGATCTTTTACTAATTCAGATGAAAAATGGATATCAGGATGGTCTGATAAGTTATATATTCTACTCAGTAAGTAG
- the cobU gene encoding bifunctional adenosylcobinamide kinase/adenosylcobinamide-phosphate guanylyltransferase has protein sequence MITPIAKNYKGLISITGPTRSGKSQLAEFLIKEQDPVTYIATSKPRPNDPDWQQRINHHRKRRPNNWKLIEHPKDICKAIESVRGNESILIDSLGGLVEHHLIEEDYQWNNFQNKLINCLTENNLCVVVVSEEVGWGIVPATPIGHLFRERHSTLTSLISCHSKKRWLAVNGTAIDLDKIGDLIP, from the coding sequence ATGATCACACCAATAGCCAAAAATTATAAAGGACTCATATCAATTACTGGACCGACAAGAAGTGGAAAAAGTCAATTAGCTGAATTTTTGATAAAGGAGCAAGATCCCGTAACTTATATTGCAACATCAAAACCAAGACCAAATGATCCAGATTGGCAACAAAGGATAAATCATCACAGGAAGAGAAGACCTAACAACTGGAAGCTCATTGAGCATCCAAAAGACATCTGCAAAGCAATTGAATCGGTAAGAGGAAATGAATCAATATTAATAGACTCATTAGGTGGTTTAGTTGAGCATCACCTAATAGAAGAAGATTATCAATGGAATAATTTCCAAAATAAATTAATTAATTGCCTTACTGAAAATAATTTATGCGTTGTTGTTGTTTCTGAGGAAGTTGGGTGGGGAATTGTTCCTGCCACACCAATAGGTCATTTATTTCGAGAACGTCATAGCACCCTAACCTCATTGATTAGTTGCCATTCAAAAAAAAGGTGGCTAGCTGTCAATGGGACTGCAATTGACTTAGATAAAATTGGTGATCTAATACCATGA
- a CDS encoding tRNA (cytidine(34)-2'-O)-methyltransferase, protein MNSLNSSRPRVALFEPRIPQNTGTIGRSCLAFDMSLDIIKPTGFSFEDKYLKRAGLDYWKDVDVRLYESFEHYKKNFSNSRFVALTKKSSNSISNIIYKDTDILLFGREDTGLPDSIMNKCEIVAGIPMPGGENQLKSGGVRSLNLSVACGIVCYSACLQLNLLSK, encoded by the coding sequence ATGAATTCATTAAATAGTTCTAGACCTCGAGTCGCATTATTTGAACCAAGAATTCCTCAGAATACTGGAACAATTGGTAGATCATGCTTAGCTTTCGATATGTCGTTAGATATTATTAAGCCAACTGGTTTTAGCTTTGAAGATAAATATTTAAAAAGAGCTGGCTTAGACTACTGGAAAGATGTTGATGTGCGTTTATATGAATCTTTTGAACATTATAAAAAGAATTTTAGCAACTCTAGATTTGTTGCTCTTACCAAAAAAAGTAGTAATTCAATTTCAAATATTATTTATAAAGATACAGATATACTTTTATTTGGAAGAGAGGATACTGGTTTACCCGATAGCATAATGAACAAGTGTGAAATAGTTGCGGGTATACCAATGCCAGGGGGAGAGAATCAATTAAAGAGTGGTGGTGTTAGAAGTTTGAATTTATCAGTTGCATGTGGGATAGTTTGTTATTCAGCGTGTTTACAATTAAATTTATTAAGCAAGTAA